From Streptomyces sp. NBC_00370, a single genomic window includes:
- a CDS encoding alginate lyase family protein produces MRPGTIPRIVGLAAALAGLSTAAFMSPAMAAKPAPAATAAQSAVTPAVAQAPAAFTHPGVNLNTAQLDFVRSKVQASAQPWKAAYDQMIGSSYASLSRTPKARATVECGSYSNPNNGCTDEREDAIAAYTDALAWYITRDDRYAQESIKLMDAWSATIKDHTNSNAPLQTGWAGSSWPKAAEIIKHVYGNWPNQARFDTMLRNVYLPKLINGSNSNGNWELTMVEAATSISVYLDDKTSYDKAISLYLTRVPAYVYLASDGDLPKTVPSQNLNTRDKIVGYWQGQSTFGSAMTGLTQETCRDFVHTGYGISSISHVLETSRIQGQDLYPQVGERLRQALGFQSKFQVGAASAPSNLCGGNLTLGLGPITEVGFNTLNTLHGVAMTNTQTLTQQQRPSGTNNLFVAWETLTNAQNPN; encoded by the coding sequence ATGCGCCCCGGAACCATCCCCAGAATCGTCGGACTCGCCGCGGCCCTCGCCGGCCTCTCGACCGCGGCCTTCATGTCCCCGGCCATGGCGGCCAAGCCCGCCCCGGCGGCGACGGCGGCCCAGTCGGCCGTCACCCCGGCCGTGGCCCAGGCGCCCGCCGCCTTCACCCACCCCGGCGTCAACCTGAACACGGCCCAGCTCGACTTCGTACGCTCCAAGGTCCAGGCGAGCGCCCAGCCGTGGAAGGCCGCCTACGACCAGATGATCGGGAGCAGTTACGCCTCCCTGTCCCGCACGCCCAAGGCGCGCGCGACCGTCGAATGCGGCTCGTACTCCAACCCCAACAACGGCTGCACCGACGAGCGCGAGGACGCGATAGCCGCGTACACGGACGCGCTCGCCTGGTACATCACCCGCGACGACCGGTACGCGCAGGAGTCCATCAAGCTGATGGACGCCTGGTCGGCCACGATCAAGGACCACACCAACAGCAACGCGCCGCTGCAGACCGGCTGGGCGGGCTCCTCCTGGCCCAAGGCCGCCGAGATCATCAAGCACGTCTACGGCAACTGGCCCAACCAGGCGCGGTTCGACACCATGCTGCGCAACGTCTACCTCCCCAAGCTCATCAACGGCTCCAACTCCAACGGGAACTGGGAGCTGACGATGGTGGAGGCGGCCACCAGCATCTCCGTCTACCTGGACGACAAGACGAGTTACGACAAGGCGATCAGTCTCTATCTGACGCGCGTACCCGCCTACGTCTACCTGGCGTCGGACGGCGACCTGCCGAAGACCGTGCCCAGCCAGAACCTCAACACCCGCGACAAGATCGTCGGTTACTGGCAGGGCCAGTCCACCTTCGGCTCGGCCATGACCGGTCTCACCCAGGAGACCTGCCGGGACTTCGTCCACACCGGCTACGGCATCTCGTCCATCTCGCACGTCCTGGAGACCTCGCGCATCCAGGGCCAGGACCTCTACCCGCAGGTCGGCGAGCGGCTGCGGCAGGCGCTCGGCTTCCAGTCCAAGTTCCAGGTCGGGGCCGCTTCGGCGCCGTCCAACCTGTGCGGCGGCAACCTCACCCTCGGACTCGGTCCGATCACCGAGGTCGGGTTCAACACGCTGAACACGCTGCACGGCGTCGCCATGACCAACACCCAGACGCTCACCCAGCAGCAGCGGCCCTCGGGGACGAACAACCTGTTCGTCGCCTGGGAGACGCTGACCAACGCGCAGAACCCCAACTGA